AAAGGTTTCCGCGAATCGAGGTGCTGTGCGATGTGTCCAACCCTCTGTGCGGGCCAAAAGGGGCCGCCAGGGTTTTTGGTCCACAGAAAGGTGCAACACCGGCCATGGTTCTGCAACTCGAAACAGGTCTGCGCCATCTGGCCGACCTGATGCGCCGGCAGACGGGAAAAGAGATGCTGCAGCTTCCGGGCGGGGGCGCCGCCGGCGGATTCGGAGCCGGAGCGGCGGTTTTCTTCGGAGGGCACCTGGTTTCCGGAGTGAGTGCTGTCGTTAAGGCTACAGGTCTGGAAGCAGCTTTGGAGAAAGCGGACTGGGTCATCACCGGCGAAGGGTGTTTCGATGAACAGTCCCTCCATGGCAAAGTGGTCAGCGGGGTCAGGGATGCCGCCCGGAGCAAAGGCGTGAAGACGGCCCTGCTCGCCGGAAGAGTGAAGCTGCCCGAAAAGGCATGGCGAGCCGAGGGAATTTCCTTCAGCGAAGCCGCCGCCGGCGAGGACCTCGATGAAGAGCGCGCCCTGGCCGAAGCCGGCTCCCTGCTCTCCAAGGCCGCAGCCCGGCTGGGCTCGGTTTTGAACTGACCTTCCTGTCCCTGTTGTCCCTGCCGTCCTTTATGTTCCCGTCAATCAGCCCTTGCCAAAGTGCGGACGTCAACCGGATTGGCCGTCGTCGGTGCCGTATTCCTGGAGAAATGCCGCTTTGAAAGCCTTGAAATCATTCCTTTCGATGGCCTGCCGGGCATCGCTCATCATATTGAGGTAGAAGCGGACATTGTGGATCGCCGCCAGGGTAGCGGACAGGATCTCATTGGAGCGGAA
This portion of the Syntrophotaleaceae bacterium genome encodes:
- a CDS encoding glycerate kinase, which encodes MKVVVALDSFKGSLTAMEACDLVARVLRSRYPRWQVVTRPMADGGEGTAAVLRAAAGGQWVRLPRVTGPLPGMVVPAGYAWLHQSRTAVVEMAAASGLALLPKSLRNPLLTTTFGTGELIADAMQRGAEEIYLALGGSATVDGGTGAALALGWRFLDRRGMAFFPRGGTLQRIRRILPPAKRFPRIEVLCDVSNPLCGPKGAARVFGPQKGATPAMVLQLETGLRHLADLMRRQTGKEMLQLPGGGAAGGFGAGAAVFFGGHLVSGVSAVVKATGLEAALEKADWVITGEGCFDEQSLHGKVVSGVRDAARSKGVKTALLAGRVKLPEKAWRAEGISFSEAAAGEDLDEERALAEAGSLLSKAAARLGSVLN